A window from Rhea pennata isolate bPtePen1 chromosome 1, bPtePen1.pri, whole genome shotgun sequence encodes these proteins:
- the PCDH8 gene encoding protocadherin-8: protein MSPAAGARGPLRLLALGCLLALALCKTVRYRTDEEGAPGTVIGTLADEMPVKAPGEMSFRLMRQFSNSSLVRVREEDGQLSIGDAGLDRERLCGQAPQCVLAFDVVSCWRERYRLVHVELEVRDINDNAPRFPRAQMALEVSESAAPGTRLPLEVAVDEDVGSNSIQSFQVSLNSHFGVEAQTRADGARCADLVLLQELDRERQPTYTLELVAKDGGSPARSGTATVHVRVLDANDNSPTFAQSSVTVELPEDAPPGSLLLDLDAEDPDEGPNGEVVYAFGSQVPLEARRLFRLDPRSGRLTLEAAVDYERTCTYELDVRAQDRGASPRAATCTVIVRLTDVNDNAPRISISALRGATSAAGVAYISEAAASESFVALISASDRDSGANGQVRCSLRGHDHFALQRAYEDSYMIVTTAALDRERIPEYNLTVVAEDLGSPPFKTVRQYTVRVSDENDNAPLFAKPLYEVAVPENNPPGAYITTVVARDPDLGHNGKVTYRLLDTQVMGAPISTYVSVDPATGAIYALRTFNYEILKQLDLRIQATDGGSPQLSSSTLVKVRMVDQNDNPPIIIHPVLTNGSVEIGVSSKTSRDSLVAQIKARDADDGANAELTFTFLEEPQQDLFTINPSTGDIVLRGDLSEELGQLFKVILTVTDNGRPPLATTATVNFLVTATAPSSIQEIVKPSSWEGKALQWDIPLIVIIVLAGSCTLLLVAIITIATTCNRRKKGKEIKTNSSLKEQIDISHLEKGRQEDSSQRGNVFEVRTFPSKTSFTSPDSSPAAEEISASENGSDSACLYEGQKRLRGANGEGFSATPSYSKEPAPAVAIWKGHSFNTISGREAEKFSGKDSGKGDSDFNDSDSDISGDALKKDLITHMQNGLWACTAECKILGHSDRCWSPSCGRANSHPSPHPSAPLSTFCKSTSLPRDPLRRDNFYQAQLPKTVGLQSVYEKVLHRDFDRTITLLSPPRPARLPDLQEIGVPLYPAPSTRYLGPQTDTTEKV from the exons ATgagccccgccgcgggcgcccgcggccccctgCGGCTGCTCGCCCTCGGCTGCCTGCTGGCCCTGGCCCTCTGCAAGACGGTGAGGTACCGCACCGACGAGGAGGGCGCGCCGGGCACGGTCATCGGCACGCTGGCTGACGAGATGCCTGTGAAGGCGCCGGGGGAGATGAGCTTCCGCCTGATGCGGCAGTTCAGCAACAGCTCGCTGGTGCGAGTGCGGGAGGAGGACGGGCAGCTCAGCATCGGCGACGCGGGGCTGGACCGGGAGCGGCTGTGCGGGCAGGCCCCGCAGTGCGTCCTCGCCTTCGACGTGGTGAGCTGCTGGCGGGAGCGCTACCGCCTGGTGCATGTGGAGCTGGAGGTGCGCGACATCAATGACAACGCGCCGCGCTTCCCCCGTGCACAGATGGCGCTGGAGGTGTCGGAGAGTGCCGCTCCCGGCACCCGTCTCCCACTGGAGGTGGCTGTGGATGAGGATGTGGGCTCCAACTCCATCCAGAGCTTCCAGGTCTCCCTCAACAGCCACTTCGGCGTGGAAGCGCAGACACGGGCAGACGGGGCACGTTGCGCTGACCTGGTGCTGCTCCAGGAGCTGGACCGCGAGCGCCAGCCCACCTACACACTGGAGCTGGTGGCCAAGGATGGCGGCAGCCCAGCACGCTCTGGCACGGCCACCGTGCATGTCCGCGTCCTCGATGCCAACGACAACAGCCCCACCTTTGCGCAGAGCTCAGTCACAGTGGAGCTGCCTGAGGATGCACCTCCAGGCTCCTTGCTGCTTGACCTGGATGCTGAGGACCCTGATGAGGGTCCCAACGGTGAGGTAGTCTATGCCTTTGGCAGCCAGGTGCCCCTCGAGGCACGGCGGCTCTTCCGCCTCGACCCACGTTCAGGCCGCCTCACACTGGAGGCTGCCGTGGACTATGAGCGCACCTGCACCTACGAGCTGGATGTGCGCGCCCAAGACCGTGGCGCCAGTCCTCGTGCTGCCACCTGCACAGTCATCGTGCGCCTCACCGATGTCAACGACAACGCGCCACGCATCAGCATCAGTGCTCTCCGTGGCGCCACCAGCGCTGCCGGCGTGGCCTACATCAGTGAGGCCGCGGCCAGCGAGAGCTTCGTGGCGCTCATCAGTGCCTCGGACCGCGACTCGGGTGCCAACGGACAGGTGCGCTGCAGCCTCCGGGGGCATGACCACTTCGCCCTGCAGCGTGCCTATGAGGACAGCTACATGATCGTCACCACAGCAGCACTGGACCGTGAGCGCATCCCCGAGTACAACCTCACCGTGGTGGCTGAAGACCTGGGCTCACCACCCTTCAAGACCGTCCGCCAGTATACAGTACGGGTGAGCGATGAGAATGACAACGCTCCGCTCTTCGCTAAGCCCCTCTACGAGGTGGCCGTGCCAGAGAACAACCCACCTGGGGCCTACATCACCACCGTGGTGGCCCGGGACCCTGACCTCGGCCATAATGGCAAAGTCACCTACCGGCTCCTAGACACCCAGGTCATGGGGGCCCCCATCTCCACCTATGTTTCCGTGGACCCTGCTACCGGGGCCATCTATGCCCTCAGGACATTCAACTATGAGATCCTCAAGCAGCTGGACCTAAGGATCCAGGCCACTGATGGGGGTTCTCcgcagctctccagcagcacCCTCGTCAAGGTGAGGATGGTGGACCAGAATGACAACCCACCCATCATCATCCACCCAGTACTCACCAATGGGTCAGTAGAAATTGGTGTGTCCAGCAAGACCTCCCGTGACTCCCTCGTGGCCCAGATCAAAGCCCGGGATGCAGATGATGGCGCCAATGCCGAGCTCACCTTTACCTTCCTAGAGGAGCCTCAGCAGGACCTATTCACCATCAACCCAAGCACTGGGGACATTGTGCTGAGGGGTGACCTCTCTGAAGAGCTGGGACAGCTGTTCAAGGTCATTCTCACTGTGACAGACAATGGCAGACCCCCCCTGGCCACAACTGCCACTGTCAACTTTCTGGTGACTGCCACGGCTCCTTCCAGTATCCAGGAAATAGTCAAGCCCAGCtcctgggaaggaaaagctTTGCAGTGGGACATCCCTCTGATTGTGATCATTGTCCTGGCAGGCAGCTGCACCCTCCTCCTGGTGGCCATAATCACGATTGCCACCACCTGCAACAGGCGcaagaaggggaaggagatCAAAACCAACAGTTCCTTGAAGGAGCAGATAGACATCTCCCATCTGGAAAAGGGTCGGCAGGAGGACAGCAGTCAGAGGGGAAACGTGTTTGAGGTACGAACCTTTCCCAGCAAAACCTCCTTCACCAGCCCTGAttcttctccagctgctgaaGAGATCTCTGCTTCTGAGAACGGCAGTGACAGCGCTTGCCTCTATGAGGGTCAGAAGAGGCTCAGAGGAGCAAACGGGGAG GGTTTCTCTGCCACCCCAAGCTACAGCAAAGAGCCTGCCCCTGCCGTGGCCATTTGGAAAGGACATTCGTTCAACACCATCTCTGGCCGAGAGGCAGAGAAGTTCAGTGGCAAAGACAGTGGCAAAGGCGACAGTGATTTTAACGACAGCGATTCAGATATCAGTGGAGATGCCCTGAAGAAAGATCTCATCACGCATATGCAAAATG GACTGTGGGCCTGTACTGCTGAGTGCAAGATCCTGGGTCATTCGGACCGCTGCTGGAGCCCCTCCTGTGGCCGAGCCAACTCTCACCCGTCTCCCCATCCTTCGGCACCTCTCTCCACCTTCTGCAAAAGCACTTCTTTGCCCAGGGATCCCCTGCGCAGAGACAACTTTTACCAGGCGCAGCTGCCGAAGACAGTGGGGCTCCAGAGTGTCTATGAGAAGGTGCTACACAGGGACTTCGACCGGACAATCacgctgctctcccctccccgTCCTGCAAGGCTGCCAGACCTTCAGGAGATCGGGGTGCCACTGTATCCGGCCCCCTCAACTAGATACCTGGGCCCCCAGACTGACACCACTGAGAAAGTCTAA